The genomic stretch TCGCCGGCGAGCTCGTCGACCGCTTCTTCGTAGACGACAGGGCCCACGAGATCCGTGTCTTCGAGGAGTTCGTGTGCATCGTCGGCGCGCTCGTAGGTAGCCGTCAGTCCCAGACGATACGGCGCGATGGTCATCTCGGGGATCTGTCTATAGGTCGGGGCTGGCAGGTGGTGAATTTCGTCCGCAATCAGGAAGCCGAACTGGTCGCCGTACTCGTCGATATAGCGATACGCGCTGTCGTAGGTCGTCACCGTCACGGGTCTGATCTCGTGGGTGCCGCCACCGAGCACACCAACCGCCTGTTCGGGCCCGTCCCCTCCCTTGTGAGGTAGTTGATCGCCGAAGGCGTTGGTGAGCGTCGCGTGCCACTGATTCATCAGATCGATCGTCGGCGCGACCACGAGCGTAGCGACACCAGCATCCGCGATCGCCTGAATACCCAGAAACGTCTTCCCGCTCCCGGTCGGCAGCACGACGCTGCCGCGACGATCATGGGTTCGCCACGCATCGAGCGCCGCCTGCTGATACTCGCGCGGTTCGATCTGGAGCGCGGGATCGAGCGCGAGTTCGGGGTACGCCCGAGCCGTGTCCTCGACCGTACCAGTAGACAACTGGATGGTCTCTTGGTGGGCTGACTCCTGTCCTGCGGAGGGAGAGTCATCATCATTCCATGCGTCAGCCCATTCGAGCAGGGGACGGTACCGATACGCGGGCGCACGATAGTCGTCAACACGGTCGTCCCACTCCGCATACGGAACGTCTTCGCTGGCCTCTCGGAGCAGGAGCGTGCCTCCGTCAAACTCGACCCGCATCTGTGGATTACCCC from Halococcus agarilyticus encodes the following:
- a CDS encoding DEAD/DEAH box helicase family protein, yielding MRVEFDGGTLLLREASEDVPYAEWDDRVDDYRAPAYRYRPLLEWADAWNDDDSPSAGQESAHQETIQLSTGTVEDTARAYPELALDPALQIEPREYQQAALDAWRTHDRRGSVVLPTGSGKTFLGIQAIADAGVATLVVAPTIDLMNQWHATLTNAFGDQLPHKGGDGPEQAVGVLGGGTHEIRPVTVTTYDSAYRYIDEYGDQFGFLIADEIHHLPAPTYRQIPEMTIAPYRLGLTATYERADDAHELLEDTDLVGPVVYEEAVDELAGEYLSEYETIHMQVELTDDERSQYDEEYGIYREYVDTHDFDLWKAEGYQEFLAHTSYDSDGRRALIAKQRAEELARTAAKKLDTLDTLLKRHHDDRTIIFTANNDFAYEISQEFIVPCITHQTKTDERTEILERFRTGEYSILATSQVLDEGIDVPAANVGIILSGSASKRQYAQRLGRILRPTDERQPARLYEIIATDTMENYVSQRRREGIEAGA